From Gadus morhua chromosome 14, gadMor3.0, whole genome shotgun sequence:
TTTAAGGCGCATCGTACCGGTGTACCCTCCGGTTAGCCAAATTCTTCCACACGTCAGTCAGGAAATGTGTAATTAATCGGAAGAATAGCCACCATTGGTTTCCAGTTGACAACACACATGGGTGTTTTTcacaatgacaacttgattgccTTGTTAGAATGTTTAATTGTGGTGTGTTTGTAATTCCATCTTTCTTGTTCAGGTTGCCAAGTGGTGTAAGACTGCATATGAAACTTGTAATGGCCAAAAGGTTATTCTGAATAAATAACCATATATGTTGAATTTTTTCATAATTGTAttcgttaaaaaaaagaagaagtttTTCTTACACTACCATCACATTCTCGGGCACAAGACAAACACAATCCACTCATCACTTCACATGAGTGTTTCTCAGGCAGCAAGTCGGATGGTCTTTCCAGAGATGGTCAGGTAGGTCTCATGCCATCTATTTGCATAGGTGACAACACCTGTCAAAAAATGACCCTGTAGGTTGCTCTTTCTCCCTCGCCCAATTATCTATTGGCCAAGCAAATGCATACTGCCTGCTATTCAAATTGCAGTGAAATTATTGTCCGGCCCCACCCAACAAAAGGCTTTATGCAATCAGTGAATCATCCCTCTATACAACAGCACAAGGCTCACAGCTGCAAGCCACTTACACAGCCCTACTTAGGTGGCAACAGGATCATGGAAAAGGCGTGGACTTAGTAAGCGGACAGAACCGGATTCGATGAGGATGAAGCGTGTTCTCCTTGTAGCGCTCCTTCACGTCCTCTTTGACTCGAGGAATTTGTGTCTTTTGGGATCGGTGATTAGAAAAGATACTACTTACAATTTCGAGTTACCTTCAACCTGGCTGGAGGCCAGAGAACACTGCAGGTATTGGTACTGTTTCATTGTCAGTCTTTAAAATCCCCAAGAAATAAGCTAATAATTTGCATAAAATTAAATCATTAATGTAATGCTAACCTGAATTTTTTTTTGGCAATGATTCAAgtgaagataaaataattacatttcGCTAATGGACTAAGGACTGATGCATATTTACCATTATATATTTTGATGTACCAAGTATGATTAAAACATTAATTTCTTTAACCCTTATGTCACAATAGGTCACATTCCGGGGATTTAGCCTTACTAACTCAGCAGTCTGACGTTGACCTTCTTGACCCCTACATTTATCTGTCATGGATTGGCCTGTACAAGGCTGCAGACGGTGACTGGAAATGGTCTGATGGAAAAAGTTATGAGAACGCGTGTTATAAATGGCTACTTGGTTGCGAGGATAATAATGGAGACTGTGCAGCCGCCAACTCCACAGAGGGCTGGTGAGGCACCATGTGGGTCTGGGACACGTCTTACCAGCATTGGGGCTTGGATCATGGAAACTTGGTAAAGTAAGACTTTATTTAGGCAGTGTtttaagggagggagggggagagaaattCCTGGCTGGCCAGGTTAGTGGTCAATCACGTGTACCAGTTATTTGATTAACCAGTCAAGTGTTTGCCGAGTAAACAGCCGTTGTTGGTGCAATCAGCTTGTACCTGCAGTATCCATAAATTGAGATTTCTGTTTTGCTTTCCAGTAAACATCAGTCCCAAGACTGTGATGACAAATTGTTCTTCTACTGCTCTAACGTGGACTCTACCATCACATTCGTACCGATGGCCACAACGTGGGAGAACGCCCGGAATTACTGCCAACAACGTCACAAAGATCTTGTTACCCTGGAGAGTGGGACAACTGCCAACGATCTTTCTGATGATCTATTCTATATCTGGACAGGACTACACAGAGCTCAACCTGGTAAGCTCGAACCTTTTCATTTCAATGTTGTATAACTTGCTCCTACACGCATGCAAGATATTTCTGTGATTACCAAGAGAATACCTCTATTCTATCCATGCTACTAGTCTTGTTCATCCAGAGTGCAACACCTTTGCCTCAGAACCCCCTCTTCCTCAAAAGAGGACTGTATTAATTAATCACAGGAAATTGGGGAATGACTACTAGGTTCTTGTCTCCCATTCCGGTACTGCTTGAAGGCTTTATTTTTCTCATGTACTTCTTCTCTATTTTCAATTTCATGTTGGGTTtttaggagttttttttttttcctgctctGGTCAATTTGTTCTGGGTGAGAAGGTTCTGTCTTAATGTTGGCATTTTAAGTCCTTACTTGTTGAACTTCTAGGAGTCAATTTTACAAACCGCAAACATAGTCCACAcatcatgtttgaaatgttttctgTATTTCTGCACTAACAGGTGCAGACTGGGAATGGAGCATTGGCCGTGCAGATTATGAGAACTGGGAAGAAGGGaatgggccagcagagggggaCTGTGTTGGTCTCTCCAATACGGAGAATAGTATGACTAACTTGGACTGCAATTCAACATGGCCCTTTTACTGCTACTTTGACAACCTGGTTTTGGTGAAGGAGAACAAGACCTGGGAGGAGGCACTTGAGCACTGCAGGGCCATGGACTTGGTAGACCCCCAACGCAATGATCTGATCAGCATCAGTGGTCCATTGGATCATCACACTGTGTGGTTCCGAATCAACAAAGCCACAACAAACGAGGTTGttcagttatatatatatatgatgaagTGTAGACAGTGTTGCCTATTTCTTGACATAAATTGTAGAATAAGCAAGCAACCATATTTTTCTGTTATTATGCTGGTGAAAAATGACCAAGACTAGTTTGGAATGAGCGTGGCATGTGAAACCCTCCAATAGTCGATGTGTTGTCTTCTTCCTTTCACTAGGTTTGGACCGGTCTTCGCTACCTTGCTCACAAATGGTTTTGGGTTGATGGGACTGATGTGCCATACCTGAACTTGCCGACCTGTCCTGATCTAGGGAAACATTGTGGAACTGTTGATAGGGACAACAGCACCATACCCTGGATTATCAGAGACTGCAACGAAAAAAGAAACTTCCTCTGCTACAAGAAATATTGATGagtatataatatgtataatgtGTCAAGTGTTGTATGCAAACAAACCTATTATGTAACTGATACAACACTGAAAGCTTCACAGAAGGTTTCTGACATTTCATTCAGACGATTGCGACAGAGGGATTTAACTTTTAATGCACATCGTTGTGGTTTTATGTGGAGGGGAATACACTGTTGCCAGTTTACACCCTTTTGCTCACTACACAACACACTGGCTAGATCATGGTGGAGATGTGAGGAATACAACCTGGACATGCAAAGTTTATATGTAGCTGAACAGAAACACTTTAGTGTCGTACTATCCCATCTAAAACGACTCCTTCAACATCCGTGGAGATGCTTGCTACTTTGCAATTGTTTTTACATGTCTAAAAGATTATGTGTAAAACTGCAGTCCTTTTTTCAGGATCCTGGATTCTTCATGGTTCCTATGAAGGGACTTGGTATATAAAACGTCCTTTTTCCAAATAACTGATCACTGGTTTTATTTCCCATGAACCTTGTTAGAAGTGGGAAGCCGGAAcgataataaaatatatatttttaataatacaattatggTGTTGGCCTGAAAATCCATGCTCACTGATTTGTAAACCGTGCTCTCAGACAAATCTGTGTTTTTGAAATCTGTTCTCCGGGATTTGGTTTGTTCCACACAGGGATTCCCCATGAAGCATTGTGAAGTTGAACGCAAATCTCACCGACATTAATTCTTGTGTGCTATAGTCTAAAAGGGTGATGCATGATGTAaaccaggcctattcaactagcggcctgtgggccaaatgcggcccccccttaattttttttctggcccgcaagaggttgcatgcaaaaaataaataaaataaaggagaaacatagttgcatgcaaatcaggtttctgtgtgtagctggtgatactagccagtatcggTACCCCAcgatcaggaactggcatcacttattctgacaatgtttggctcaaccgatacgtgtgagtctagcttttctcatatgaatgacatcagaacaagggcacgttgctccatgagaagctgcatgagtgtctcaggatgagccaaactaggcaaacaaggcagtgcaatctttctcactgactcactggctcaaaatgtctcatatgtacagtagttctgttttgtgatgattcaaacattgttgaattctaaatacgtgtcaaatatgtgagaacaaaatcgtttataatgatacgattaaaagtgaagaaggaaggaatgcgtctgacaagtttattccatgtagtactatatatattaagtaaaCACTACTTTAaatacgatttatttgtagcgattcattcacgtagttttactctgtgtggcccatgaacccccagtggttttccttttcggcccacttgttaaggaggttgaatagccctgatgTAAACTCAACCGTGAATGTATATCACTGGTTTTCATGAATATGTTAAATTTAGATATTTTTGGTCATTCTCAACTAcatattgttttcttttttttttctcatctatTTATGCATATGgtcaggggcgtttctaggtttgatttaatttatttcagCACAAAGTTAATGCTGTGTACATTGCATCGCTGTTGTAAAGCAATACATCTGACAGCTGTTTATCTCAACCTCAATTCCTCTTGTGAGTTAGCCTCAAAGCAAAACTTTCCCCGAACCTAATAAGAGGTTAGTCTCTGTTTAACTTTGGCTTAGGAACAAAGGTGCTTCATAAGTATTCCTCATTCTATGTCAATGTTGACCAAATCGGATGTAAATTAGGTCTACCATGTAAATTGTGTCAAGGTCAAATAATCTGAGTGTTAAAGTTTTGAATGTTCCAATGATGGTTCATTGGCTACTTGCCATGgagtttaaaggcccactatgcaacttttttagccaaaaatACCTTAAGTAtgctggttgagagttatgctgatggttctgcatccatttctgggtcgattggtgggtgtgtcattttcccatgtggcctctacagtgaaaaagcgcatatgcaacttaatgtgttcggaccgagcgcttccggatgtgacgcggcggaagtatcctcgaaaatgtagtcagattgtagtttcgaaaatgctttacggcacagacacacacccaaacatggcaccggctagatataaacagccagttgcgaggcaatttggcttgatttaccttaatataacaggctaggagtcattgcgatggttccattatacatttttgttcgattgttcgttgtttcaactcccccttgcgcatcttggcggagaaaatgaatatgtttctgccggcgacccgccgcccactctcgcgggagtctcgggtctcgcgaagtaacgaattgctttgcggcacagacccccaaacacggaaccggctcgatgtaaacacaagtaactaagggtttgttacattcatcatagatcagccgactaaaaagagacagagaaacccaatgtcggaggaacagaagaagagaaaagggagactgaccgacagagaggccagacacaagtaaacgttgggcaagcttttcaggaatagcgtgaactgaaagaaaaagaagacttcaaatcagactcagACTTGgacgtgttgcttttgaaattgaaagtacccttgggtgaactttgtcctcatggtattcttgatgttgatagtctctgtacaaatgtgtttgctcaaccattttgttgtgagccctgtaaaaattgttttctcgaccgttttgttgtgagccatgtatgtttctagcttgcttggttgcagccatataaacacctttgtttccattggtgttttgctgttcgtctgtctcgtcccccagatacagactgaatccccgaatccaggttcttgtttatttagattattatgttggccaacactctcacactgattgttctgttcaacctaagataaaacaattataatctaggatataaattctccccgtcaactataaaaaggatggctttatgtttattgcaatacaaatacaccattttaaaaatgtataaccttgcctacactttatgaacatttacttcggacatggctccacgcattcgccggcttctttgaaaacaaatgcacatggctcgcgtagaagtgcatggggaagggtcgtcaacgagttgttacgacagtgttgtaaaatatctacgaagctgtagggggcgctgtgtagagaaatgtgcgtgctaaaaccaagaaaacagcgaagaaattcccgaagttgcatagtgggcctttaaggataccttggaatatccatctattttctaaccatcggaccctagtttacgacaaaaacaacacaatttacggcagctcatttgccgcgtggtttttagagccatgtaaggataagggctggtggatagcaaccaccatagcaaccatgacggtcaagtgactggattcagccccgttgaaaaaaatttaataccaccctcaggagattaatgatatttaaatgattatgaccatgaagtctttatttgcatgggtttacatttcgttctgtgtagcatggaaaaatctgagaaacactcccattcggaatgcattggtttacatttctttctttggagcacagttatttttatttattttcagtttttgaggaggtgcttcaaagatgctcatttttctgcaataatccaaaatcaaatggaaaaacccgttggctttttgtcaagggaacccagggcgacgctcacttccgggttggccaacatacgtcacccCTCCAcgactatactgtaataacgcatgttgaagttgaatgataatgaattaatttattctttattctgccttagtatttatttatttatttatttgacagcgaaatgctgtgtgtgtgtgtgtgtgtgtgtgtgtgtgtgtgtgtgtgtgtgtgtgtgtgtgtgtgtgtgtgtgtgtgtgtgtgtgtgtgtgtgtgtgtgtgtgtgcgcgcgcgtgtataACACGcaattttatgttgaaatgcgacgtaatccagtgtttttggcgactgggttggctctcagatataagtgtttctaacaagatgatatcattaaaagttacataaagtaacggtttaataacacaaaagcaggaaacacgtgagctgcatttcccattcagataataaagattaataaagatcagacacattcactgactgaagattattcaagggaaaagtacatttctcgctagaaatgtcattagaaacacgtttaatggtgaatttGTCCTtaaatattgcatctcccattcagttaatgctgggttttgcgtatcatatgcacgcgaaatggacgtatccgccctccacagtagttaatgctgggttttgcgtatcgtatgcacacgaaatggtcatttggcgtatgtactgcacgcattttgaaagtgtcaaaccgtgcgatctgtgcgcatattggtgagactggaaaagctgtcatattcttagttatcagaatatcctaaaaacgatccaataggaaagatgctcacagcgtctattagagacgtagtgaggcaccccccattccgtatgcagaagacgccgaagggtacctttaccgtcaccgaccgactgcaaagggtacctttcccgtcagtcaccgacgctaaagggcctttggagtgagactgtgttgaaaCAACATAtccacgttttctgattacagtttaatgcacttttcacaatttaccagctctcgtttggaAGGCTGAAAAGACTTTGACTTgaacttgccaaaacgaaaaaataacttcacatgctgtgtcttttttttttcttttttttttttttacaatttattcgtttccagcattcgtagtgttcatcaacagagaaataatttgtccgcaaagacggtgacgtcgcttagcaacggaagacgctggggttgacgagtcaccggactactacccatgcaagtgaacggagtgttccatgggccacggcattgagaagacccgtgtaataaaggcctataacgttcctgtttatggcatagattactcctcagattaggccaataaaccaatgataaaataaaaataaaaaagctcgatcaaaggcccggcccgaggatagtggtggaaAATATCGGCcagacccggcccgcgggtcgggtctggtcgggctcgggttcgggcagagaatccaaacgctgactggaactactcagcaggaatcagaatacgagtattccccccaggccgtggtgcaaacaatattattcaagagttataatcaagcccaacacatcaatatcagtgacaacccattaaatacgatatgatttctagatgtcatggcaacgtccgctcgcgacactggacttgcgaggcgtcgacgcggactttcattcacataaccaaaaacaagacagtagatggctagataaaataaacatcaagacatacagcgcacctgcatttaatatatccgtgaattgtcacaatttctcagaatcaaaggtgaaagtagaaacgggtggcctaaagctgtcatattgttcacagacaagtttaagtagaaatgggtggccaaaagctgtcatattgttagttatcatcacagacaatttttaacaataaatgttcttaagggacattagggagaacgctcccgcacagaaccttagtttggaagacgtgctggtgacacgacaaatacttccaattgaaatacatgggtttgacatttgtgctttaaaacacgaaaattttgaaaatacgtgatcctgatcacgtttcaatagattaaataacgtgacagtgtcacgacttttcgtgagaccgggttgaaatataacatataattgtcatatttaaggaaagatggTTCACTTATAAttctgaactgcagcctcattcacatggtcaatatgtatattgataagcacacaacatccagaaaactcaaagcacacaattctcaagtgaattaagggctttcttcaaagcatgTACCTGAAatatctttgaaattctggggaaattaaacatttgtagtcaagaacactaacggaagaaatataaatatgacagagtgAAGGAATgtaggaaaaatggttaacgaagaagttccccttaaggTGTCGTCTTCTTCCCTTCACTAGGTTTGGACCGGTCTTCGCTACCTTGCTCACGAATGGTTTTGGGTTGATGGGACCGATGTGCCATACCAGGACTTGCCGACCTGTCCTGTTCAAGGGCAATATTGTGGAACTGTGGTGAGGGCTGACAGCGAAATATCCTGGAATATCAGAGACTGCAATGAAAAAAGAAACTTCCTCTGCTACGAGAAAGATTGATCAGTGAATGTATTCACACACCCTTTAGTAATAGTTACAAATACTACCGGCTAAAAGGTAGACTAAAGGTAGCTAAACTTTAATATTGTTAAAAAatgtctaatatatatatacgatatgTAATATTGTCCTTCAACATTAGGCCTATTTTAAATTTGCCGCGTCAGGCTTCTCGCAATCTGCTCCATTTTCTTATTCTCCGACATAGACCAGAATAActtcccctacctcctcctaaCATCAGTTAATGTTTAATATTATTGAATTATttactaaataaattaaatgtttcGATAGCAATATGCATGACAGGCTTTATTATTAATCAAGAGAGATTAATTAAGAGAGCTAGTGAGACAATAGGTCTAGCCAGTGGTGCAAAATACTTAATGGCAGGTCCCAAACAAAGCAAAATAAACCTTACCCAGAGTTGTAACCAATACAATACCGTACTGGCGAATATTTTGGTGTGTAGCTATTGCTGGGGATAGCAGTTTATTCTCACAGAAATAAAAGGATATCCAATGAACCATTGCCCAACTGTGAGGAGACTTGTGCACCTATGAACCAGAACCCCTGAACTTTTTCTATAGGGGAATGTTACTATATCTTATACTTATCAGATACAGCAATTTCAAGACATTCTACTATTAAACCCCATTGTAAATACTGCAGCAATATATCTGGTTGACCTATTAGCATCCACAGCCTATAGTATGGGCTATATTTTAGACTAGTGGTAACCTCAGGGGCTGATGTATTTCTCCAGGAAAAACCTATTTGATGGTCCAGCCACACAGGGCCTTTGGGGGCCGGGCGAGTGGTACAGGGTGGGGACCTTCAGTTTGGGTTCCCTTGAGTGTGTTTTCCCTTTTGCATGAATTTGCCTCTATCCATTGCTTGACTTTATTTAACAACTTACTTT
This genomic window contains:
- the LOC115558462 gene encoding macrophage mannose receptor 1-like isoform X1, encoding MRMKRVLLVALLHVLFDSRNLCLLGSVIRKDTTYNFELPSTWLEAREHCRSHSGDLALLTQQSDVDLLDPYIYLSWIGLYKAADGDWKWSDGKSYENACYKWLLGCEDNNGDCAAANSTEGCKHQSQDCDDKLFFYCSNVDSTITFVPMATTWENARNYCQQRHKDLVTLESGTTANDLSDDLFYIWTGLHRAQPGADWEWSIGRADYENWEEGNGPAEGDCVGLSNTENSMTNLDCNSTWPFYCYFDNLVLVKENKTWEEALEHCRAMDLVDPQRNDLISISGPLDHHTVWFRINKATTNEVWTGLRYLAHKWFWVDGTDVPYLNLPTCPDLGKHCGTVDRDNSTIPWIIRDCNEKRNFLCYKKY
- the LOC115558462 gene encoding macrophage mannose receptor 1-like isoform X2; translation: MEKVMRTRVINGYLVARIIMETVQPPTPQRAGEAPCGSGTRLTSIGAWIMETCKHQSQDCDDKLFFYCSNVDSTITFVPMATTWENARNYCQQRHKDLVTLESGTTANDLSDDLFYIWTGLHRAQPGADWEWSIGRADYENWEEGNGPAEGDCVGLSNTENSMTNLDCNSTWPFYCYFDNLVLVKENKTWEEALEHCRAMDLVDPQRNDLISISGPLDHHTVWFRINKATTNEVWTGLRYLAHKWFWVDGTDVPYLNLPTCPDLGKHCGTVDRDNSTIPWIIRDCNEKRNFLCYKKY